Proteins encoded within one genomic window of Cellulomonas flavigena DSM 20109:
- a CDS encoding dTDP-4-dehydrorhamnose 3,5-epimerase family protein, translated as MHYRELSVPGAWEITPKQHGDPRGVFLEYFKGGPFAEATGHAFDLQQANCSVSAAGVLRGIHFADVPPGQAKYVTCAKGAVLDVVVDIRVGSPTFGRWDTVLLDDTDRRAIYLGEGLGHAFMSLEDDSTVLYLCSTGYAPGREHGIHPLDPEIGITWPTTARDGSPLTPQLSEKDTAAPTLAEARAAGLLPDAAVVEEYVQGLRDRARGA; from the coding sequence GTGCACTACCGCGAGCTGAGCGTCCCCGGGGCGTGGGAGATCACGCCGAAGCAGCACGGCGACCCCCGCGGGGTGTTCCTCGAGTACTTCAAGGGCGGCCCGTTCGCCGAGGCCACGGGGCACGCGTTCGACCTGCAGCAGGCGAACTGCTCGGTGTCGGCCGCCGGCGTGCTGCGTGGCATCCACTTCGCCGACGTCCCCCCGGGGCAGGCCAAGTACGTGACGTGCGCCAAGGGCGCGGTGCTCGACGTCGTCGTCGACATCCGCGTGGGCTCGCCGACGTTCGGGCGGTGGGACACCGTGCTGCTCGACGACACCGACCGCCGCGCGATCTACCTCGGCGAGGGCCTGGGGCACGCGTTCATGTCCCTCGAGGACGACTCGACGGTGCTCTACCTCTGCTCGACGGGGTACGCGCCGGGCCGCGAGCACGGCATCCACCCGCTCGACCCCGAGATCGGCATCACCTGGCCCACGACGGCCCGCGACGGCAGCCCCCTGACGCCGCAGCTGTCCGAGAAGGACACGGCCGCACCCACGCTGGCCGAGGCGCGCGCCGCCGGCCTGCTGCCGGACGCGGCCGTCGTCGAGGAGTACGTGCAGGGCCTGCGCGACCGGGCGCGCGGCGCCTGA
- a CDS encoding glycosyltransferase family 2 protein → MNEVDVVMLGYGDEPYLADALAAVAASTGVRPRTVLVDNGTTRDDLDELCARTGATLLRPGRNLGFTGGVNLGLAHGEAPFVALVNSDAIVAPDALARLVAVATDPGIGIASGDVRLADDPSTMNSAGNPLHVLGLSWAGGLGDPATSHAEPRDVASCSGAGVVLRREVWEELRGFPEEFFAYQEDLELSWRTWQAGLRVRYVPDAVVVHHYAFGRHPAKMYLLERNRLLFVLTTYGGRTLAALALPLLSFEVAMLLVASLQGWGRQKLRGWWWVLRHIAWVRSRRRWVQAARRVEDRELAHLWTTRFDPAVMPLPPGSGALQGLLAGYWRAVRPLL, encoded by the coding sequence GTGAACGAGGTCGACGTCGTCATGCTGGGCTACGGCGACGAGCCGTACCTGGCCGACGCGCTCGCGGCCGTCGCCGCGTCCACCGGCGTGCGGCCCCGCACCGTGCTCGTCGACAACGGCACCACGCGCGACGACCTCGACGAGCTGTGCGCACGCACCGGCGCGACGCTGCTCCGTCCCGGGCGCAACCTCGGCTTCACCGGCGGCGTCAACCTCGGCCTGGCGCACGGTGAGGCGCCGTTCGTGGCGCTCGTCAACAGCGACGCGATCGTCGCGCCCGACGCGCTCGCGCGGCTCGTCGCGGTGGCCACGGACCCCGGCATCGGCATCGCGTCCGGCGACGTCCGGCTCGCGGACGACCCGTCGACCATGAACTCCGCGGGCAACCCGCTGCACGTGCTCGGCCTGAGCTGGGCGGGCGGGCTCGGGGACCCGGCGACGTCGCACGCCGAGCCGCGCGACGTCGCGTCGTGCTCGGGGGCGGGCGTGGTGCTGCGGCGCGAGGTGTGGGAGGAGCTGCGGGGGTTCCCCGAGGAGTTCTTCGCCTACCAGGAGGATCTCGAGCTCAGCTGGCGCACGTGGCAGGCCGGTCTGCGGGTGCGGTACGTGCCGGACGCGGTGGTCGTCCACCACTACGCGTTCGGTCGGCACCCGGCCAAGATGTACCTGCTCGAGCGCAACCGGCTGCTGTTCGTCCTCACCACGTACGGCGGGCGCACGCTCGCGGCCCTCGCGCTGCCGCTCCTGTCGTTCGAGGTGGCGATGCTGCTGGTCGCGTCGCTGCAGGGGTGGGGGCGGCAGAAGCTGCGGGGCTGGTGGTGGGTCCTGCGGCACATCGCCTGGGTGCGGTCGCGCCGACGCTGGGTCCAGGCCGCGCGCCGGGTCGAGGACCGCGAGCTGGCCCACCTGTGGACGACGCGGTTCGACCCCGCCGTCATGCCGCTGCCGCCCGGCTCGGGCGCGCTGCAGGGGCTCCTCGCGGGGTACTGGCGGGCGGTGCGCCCGCTGCTGTGA
- the rfbD gene encoding dTDP-4-dehydrorhamnose reductase, with amino-acid sequence MRWVVMGSAGMLGTDVVATLRDAGHEVEAHDRATVDILDPDAVARVVEGADVVVNCAAWTAVDAAEEQEEAAFAVNATGPQVLARRAREAGARIVQVSTDYVFPGDATSPYGETDLAAPRSAYGRTKLAGEWAVRAEAPDHIVVRTAWLYGAGGRCFPRTIAHAMAQRGALTVVADQVGQPTWARDVADLVLRLVDAGAPAGTYHGTASGQTSWHGFAQEAVAAAGLDRDAVTPISSAEYQAAAPRPAYSVLGHDALVRVGVAPIGDWRERWHVAAAEVLAGAPVGG; translated from the coding sequence GTGCGCTGGGTGGTCATGGGAAGTGCCGGCATGCTCGGGACGGACGTCGTGGCGACGCTCCGTGACGCGGGGCACGAGGTCGAGGCGCACGACCGCGCGACGGTGGACATCCTCGACCCCGACGCGGTCGCCCGCGTCGTCGAGGGCGCGGACGTCGTGGTCAACTGCGCGGCCTGGACCGCGGTCGACGCCGCGGAGGAGCAGGAGGAGGCGGCCTTCGCCGTCAACGCCACAGGGCCGCAGGTGCTGGCGCGGCGCGCGCGCGAGGCCGGCGCGCGCATCGTGCAGGTCTCGACCGACTACGTCTTCCCCGGCGACGCGACGTCACCCTACGGCGAGACCGACCTCGCGGCGCCCCGCTCGGCGTACGGCCGGACCAAGCTGGCGGGGGAGTGGGCGGTGCGCGCGGAGGCGCCCGACCACATCGTGGTGCGTACGGCGTGGCTCTACGGCGCCGGAGGTCGCTGCTTCCCGCGGACCATCGCGCACGCGATGGCGCAGCGTGGTGCGCTCACCGTGGTCGCGGACCAGGTCGGGCAGCCGACGTGGGCGCGGGACGTCGCCGACCTGGTCCTGCGCCTCGTCGACGCCGGTGCGCCCGCGGGCACGTACCACGGCACGGCGTCCGGGCAGACGTCCTGGCACGGGTTCGCGCAGGAGGCCGTCGCCGCGGCGGGCCTGGACCGTGACGCCGTCACGCCGATCTCCTCCGCCGAGTACCAGGCGGCCGCGCCGCGTCCGGCCTACTCGGTGCTCGGGCACGACGCGCTCGTGCGCGTCGGCGTGGCGCCGATCGGCGACTGGCGCGAGCGGTGGCACGTCGCGGCTGCCGAGGTGCTGGCGGGGGCGCCCGTCGGCGGCTGA